Proteins encoded together in one Flavobacteriales bacterium window:
- a CDS encoding gliding motility-associated C-terminal domain-containing protein, giving the protein MATFQGAGYVPLNVQGQPCSLYFVNPASQSAAQSQANAATLGANLVVMNDAAENANVSAALDASAYNGATVWIGYQRSGAGAATFFASDGTTGPFVPNASPTIYQNWAGGEPNDNGFGDTDIFGGCDSDCQNGEQCVQIYAGGQWNDLSCSDNSISVIEVNLCPEISVVASANNVCAGNPVTLTASTLLGSVPYQYAWSTNQFTAAITVSPAVTSTYDVGVTDRYSCSATESVTVDILPGPSATFDAGGSAVCIGAPATITYTGNAAANATYAWNFGTGVVVSGSGQGPYQVGWAASGQQTVTLQVTENGCTSPVETLNVTVSPSPIADFTFTTVCEGNPTDFTNTSNGNGGVILGSAWVPMPGDTIISTDASYTFPSSGTFPVSLGVLTVDGCVDQTTLQVTVNPGPTAVFSSTDVTCNGACDGTADVVVQGGAAPVTVTWSTGAIGNSITNLCPGPYAGTVSDANGCVISGQVDIIEPTLLTVSVNVTETSCPGLSDGTAVDVTAGGTPPYVVDWAGEDPNALLAGNYSVTVTDANGCTATSPFVIVDGAGLSMNFIITDNICFGGSDGAASLTVTNGLAPYDIVWTDAFLTPIQVNPGTAGTASITGLIAATYNVVTQDATGCAAGATITITQPAQPLPMTLTPQDLSCFESGDGEIVASQGGLSPFQYVLSDAFGALVETASNTGANTFQGLDIGIYFVDITDANGCTTTDAVELFEPVLLDAQSAVTPISCYLGSDGVIAITQITGGTTPYAAVVWDDPNSQIGSAATDLSVGTYTATITDANGCKIVQTFTLTQPPALTLLPSYLTDTCGQGLGAAVINVQLGTPPYTYLWKPDSISTAVHYDLGAGSYEVVVTDLNGCKDSTFVDVADDLPYPTGAFEYRIQGENLLDQEVQFINNSIGTSQWTWNFGDGDSSNEEDPKHHYDRAGDYLVQLLASNGYCYDTTYQYVNIDPMLLLYIPNAFTPGINGKNDFFFPQGEGIEEESYDMFIYDRWGKLIWQTGKFQKKWDGTNMFSLKEVPVGTYVYLITFREYADLDRHVYKGIVTLIRD; this is encoded by the coding sequence ATGGCGACATTTCAAGGGGCGGGTTACGTTCCACTTAACGTGCAAGGACAGCCTTGTAGTTTATATTTCGTAAATCCAGCTTCTCAATCCGCTGCACAATCTCAGGCAAATGCGGCAACCTTAGGTGCCAATTTGGTTGTAATGAATGATGCTGCAGAAAATGCAAACGTATCTGCTGCTTTAGACGCCAGCGCCTATAATGGAGCTACAGTGTGGATAGGGTATCAACGTAGCGGAGCAGGCGCAGCCACCTTTTTCGCTAGCGATGGCACAACAGGTCCATTTGTGCCCAACGCAAGTCCAACAATTTACCAGAATTGGGCAGGAGGAGAACCGAATGACAATGGATTTGGCGATACGGACATTTTTGGAGGGTGTGATTCTGACTGTCAAAACGGGGAGCAATGTGTTCAAATTTATGCTGGTGGACAGTGGAATGACCTTAGTTGCAGTGACAATAGTATTTCGGTTATCGAAGTCAACTTATGCCCAGAGATCAGCGTTGTGGCAAGTGCGAATAACGTGTGTGCAGGTAACCCTGTAACCTTGACGGCATCGACACTTCTTGGTTCTGTTCCGTATCAATATGCGTGGTCTACGAATCAATTCACGGCAGCCATCACTGTTAGCCCAGCGGTTACAAGCACTTACGATGTTGGAGTCACTGATAGATATTCATGCAGCGCCACGGAATCGGTTACTGTTGATATCCTTCCTGGACCGTCAGCGACTTTTGATGCTGGTGGTTCTGCTGTTTGCATTGGTGCACCAGCAACCATAACCTATACTGGAAATGCTGCTGCAAACGCCACGTACGCATGGAACTTCGGAACCGGAGTTGTGGTCAGTGGCAGCGGTCAGGGGCCATATCAGGTTGGTTGGGCCGCATCAGGACAGCAAACGGTTACGCTTCAAGTAACCGAGAATGGATGTACATCTCCTGTGGAAACTCTGAACGTAACGGTATCTCCTTCGCCCATAGCCGACTTTACATTTACAACTGTTTGCGAGGGAAATCCAACGGATTTCACCAATACTTCGAATGGAAATGGGGGTGTTATTCTTGGAAGTGCTTGGGTTCCGATGCCTGGTGATACGATCATATCAACAGATGCTTCATATACGTTTCCTTCATCTGGAACTTTTCCTGTTTCACTTGGGGTTTTAACTGTTGATGGTTGTGTTGATCAAACCACGCTTCAGGTAACAGTTAACCCTGGCCCGACAGCAGTTTTCAGTTCAACAGATGTTACCTGCAATGGTGCCTGCGATGGAACTGCTGACGTGGTTGTTCAAGGTGGCGCTGCTCCGGTAACAGTTACGTGGTCCACAGGAGCTATTGGTAATAGTATCACCAACTTATGTCCTGGACCATATGCTGGAACCGTATCAGATGCAAATGGATGCGTTATTTCTGGTCAAGTCGATATTATTGAACCAACGTTACTTACCGTTTCAGTGAACGTAACTGAAACATCTTGCCCTGGCTTGAGTGATGGAACAGCGGTTGACGTGACAGCGGGAGGAACACCTCCATATGTGGTTGATTGGGCAGGCGAAGATCCGAATGCGCTTTTGGCTGGAAATTATTCTGTGACAGTAACTGACGCAAACGGATGTACAGCAACATCACCATTCGTTATTGTAGATGGGGCTGGTTTAAGCATGAATTTCATCATTACGGATAATATTTGTTTTGGAGGAAGCGATGGTGCCGCCTCACTGACTGTAACTAACGGCCTGGCCCCGTATGATATCGTTTGGACTGATGCGTTCCTTACGCCAATTCAAGTAAATCCTGGAACCGCAGGGACCGCATCGATCACTGGGTTAATTGCCGCTACATATAACGTTGTAACCCAAGATGCAACTGGATGTGCTGCTGGTGCAACAATAACCATCACACAACCCGCTCAACCTTTACCTATGACGCTCACTCCTCAGGATCTGAGTTGCTTTGAAAGTGGCGATGGTGAGATAGTAGCTTCACAGGGCGGGCTTTCGCCTTTCCAATATGTATTGTCAGATGCTTTTGGAGCCTTGGTGGAAACTGCATCAAATACGGGTGCCAACACTTTTCAAGGACTTGATATTGGAATCTATTTTGTGGATATAACTGATGCCAATGGATGCACAACCACAGATGCTGTCGAGTTGTTCGAACCTGTACTTTTGGATGCTCAATCTGCGGTTACGCCTATTTCGTGCTATTTGGGATCAGATGGGGTTATTGCCATAACACAGATCACGGGAGGAACGACTCCTTATGCTGCCGTTGTTTGGGACGACCCGAACTCCCAAATCGGTAGTGCTGCCACAGATCTTTCTGTAGGTACGTATACAGCAACGATTACGGATGCAAATGGATGCAAGATTGTGCAGACTTTCACCCTAACTCAACCACCAGCATTAACCTTGCTACCTAGCTATTTGACAGATACGTGCGGACAAGGACTAGGTGCAGCAGTGATAAATGTTCAACTTGGTACACCGCCATATACTTATCTGTGGAAGCCAGATAGTATTTCAACCGCAGTTCATTACGATCTAGGTGCTGGTTCCTATGAAGTTGTAGTGACTGACCTCAACGGGTGTAAGGATTCCACTTTCGTTGATGTTGCTGATGACCTGCCTTATCCAACTGGTGCGTTCGAGTACCGAATTCAAGGCGAAAATTTGCTTGATCAAGAAGTTCAATTCATCAATAATTCCATTGGAACTTCTCAATGGACCTGGAATTTTGGCGATGGGGACTCATCGAATGAAGAAGATCCAAAGCATCATTATGACCGAGCTGGAGATTACTTGGTTCAGCTGCTTGCTTCTAATGGTTATTGCTACGATACGACCTATCAGTATGTGAATATTGACCCAATGCTCTTGCTCTACATTCCCAATGCATTTACGCCTGGAATCAATGGAAAGAATGACTTTTTCTTTCCGCAAGGAGAAGGAATTGAGGAGGAGAGCTACGATATGTTCATCTACGATCGTTGGGGCAAGTTGATCTGGCAAACTGGAAAATTCCAGAAAAAGTGGGATGGAACGAATATGTTCTCATTGAAGGAAGTTCCAGTTGGAACTTACGTTTATCTTATCACTTTCAGGGAGTATGCTGACCTTGACCGTCACGTTTACAAAGGAATTGTAACGCTGATAAGGGATTGA
- a CDS encoding T9SS type A sorting domain-containing protein: MILSLQLEAQNIVPNPSFEEITYCPTSGGAIFWASPWNRSMNSPDLYNVCGDNGYSVPVNVNGVQMPRRGEGYAGFATYVNYPSFVDAREFVKCPLKYPLVEGEDYYVEFYVSQCDSAEYATHNLGVTFTDVDTAEFGELLCWPNCEIYVENTSANPLTSKTDWVKVSGTFTAHGGERYIHIGNFRTDVNSEIEFIGGGVGPEYDWFVGAYYLDDVWLSHIDSAHYVGISPPTPRRWGMEVFPNPSMDGTITVKCELKGDDRAELRVFDMLGRTFPIQKGVSALCGQGEFPVSIDVSHWADGVYSVVLIVNGKAALTEKLVILKQ, from the coding sequence ATGATTCTGAGCCTCCAATTGGAGGCTCAGAACATTGTTCCTAATCCTTCTTTCGAGGAAATTACTTATTGCCCAACGAGCGGAGGGGCAATTTTTTGGGCTTCCCCTTGGAATCGATCCATGAACAGTCCCGATCTGTATAATGTCTGCGGTGATAATGGGTATTCTGTTCCAGTTAACGTTAATGGTGTGCAAATGCCACGTAGAGGAGAGGGTTACGCTGGTTTTGCTACGTATGTAAATTACCCTTCCTTTGTTGATGCAAGAGAATTTGTTAAGTGTCCTCTGAAGTACCCCTTGGTTGAGGGTGAAGATTACTATGTCGAATTCTATGTTAGCCAATGCGATAGTGCAGAGTATGCTACGCACAACCTCGGTGTGACATTTACCGATGTCGATACAGCGGAGTTTGGGGAGTTATTATGTTGGCCAAATTGTGAGATCTACGTAGAGAACACCTCCGCCAACCCACTCACCAGCAAGACCGATTGGGTAAAGGTGAGCGGCACGTTCACGGCCCATGGTGGTGAGCGGTACATTCACATTGGTAATTTTAGAACAGACGTAAATAGCGAAATTGAATTTATTGGGGGAGGTGTCGGTCCTGAGTACGATTGGTTTGTAGGAGCCTATTACCTAGACGATGTATGGCTGAGCCATATAGACAGCGCGCACTACGTGGGTATAAGCCCCCCAACCCCCCGAAGGTGGGGGATGGAGGTGTTTCCAAACCCGAGTATGGATGGTACAATTACCGTTAAGTGTGAACTGAAGGGGGACGATAGGGCGGAACTTCGAGTATTCGATATGCTAGGCCGCACGTTCCCTATTCAAAAGGGGGTGTCTGCCTTATGCGGACAGGGGGAATTTCCTGTGTCCATTGACGTAAGCCATTGGGCTGATGGTGTTTACAGTGTCGTTCTGATAGTCAACGGCAAGGCAGCCCTAACGGAAAAACTCGTTATCTTAAAGCAATAG
- a CDS encoding site-specific integrase — protein sequence MASVKVLLLNHRQRTDGTCPLSVRIIKDRKPRYIFTGHYILPKDWDESKSCVKKSHDNSVRLNNLLHKKVSEASGAIMESEVADDDATAGELKKRVTRSGKRMSFYDLAKERIIEKEKSEKFSVSKAEESIVNNIRRFAGNSLVFEDITTSWINRFKAFCISELGHKGRTVTNQLIFIRTMYNRAIQEGIVQAKHYPFAGDMEKIRIKGGLKIGLTQEEIQRIEALELERGTPIWHTRNVWLFAFYFAGIRVSDVLKMTWADIKDGRVWYVMNKNDKPISLKIPEKVQVILDYYIPERQGQSDYIFPDLKKAKKNDVEDIFRKTRTATKRFNKYLKVIAQQAEVEKNLSNHIARHSFGNIAGERIHPLMLQKLYRHSDLKTTINYQSNFIHKEADEALDEVINF from the coding sequence ATGGCAAGTGTTAAGGTACTGCTTTTAAACCATAGACAGCGAACAGATGGGACATGCCCACTAAGTGTGCGAATTATCAAAGACCGAAAACCTCGGTACATTTTCACGGGACACTACATCCTTCCTAAGGATTGGGATGAATCGAAATCGTGTGTAAAGAAGTCTCACGATAACTCAGTGAGATTGAATAACCTTCTGCATAAGAAGGTGTCGGAGGCTTCAGGGGCAATCATGGAGTCTGAGGTTGCCGATGATGATGCAACGGCAGGTGAATTGAAAAAGCGTGTTACGCGTTCAGGCAAGCGAATGTCATTCTACGACCTTGCCAAGGAGCGGATTATTGAGAAAGAAAAGAGTGAGAAGTTTTCGGTCTCAAAGGCGGAGGAATCCATAGTCAACAACATTCGAAGATTCGCTGGTAACTCTTTGGTCTTTGAAGACATTACGACTTCCTGGATCAATCGGTTCAAAGCATTCTGTATTTCTGAGTTAGGGCATAAAGGAAGGACGGTAACCAATCAATTGATATTCATTCGCACCATGTACAACCGAGCTATTCAAGAGGGAATTGTGCAAGCAAAGCATTACCCCTTTGCTGGTGATATGGAGAAAATACGGATTAAGGGAGGGCTGAAAATTGGTCTGACCCAAGAAGAGATTCAGCGGATAGAAGCACTTGAGCTTGAACGTGGGACTCCTATATGGCACACGAGAAACGTGTGGCTTTTCGCCTTCTATTTCGCAGGGATTCGAGTGTCAGACGTATTGAAAATGACATGGGCAGACATCAAGGATGGTCGCGTATGGTATGTGATGAACAAGAATGACAAACCAATATCTCTGAAGATTCCTGAGAAAGTGCAGGTCATTCTTGACTACTATATACCAGAGAGACAAGGTCAATCAGACTATATTTTCCCCGACCTGAAAAAGGCGAAGAAAAATGATGTAGAGGATATATTTCGTAAGACCCGAACTGCCACAAAACGATTCAACAAGTACCTTAAGGTTATTGCCCAACAAGCAGAGGTTGAAAAGAACCTTTCAAACCATATTGCACGGCATAGTTTCGGAAATATTGCTGGAGAGAGGATTCACCCTCTTATGCTACAGAAATTGTATCGGCATTCAGATTTGAAAACGACCATCAACTACCAATCGAACTTCATACATAAAGAGGCGGATGAGGCGTTGGATGAGGTGATTAATTTTTAA
- a CDS encoding helix-turn-helix domain-containing protein, producing MNVICIQDQAFYALIEEVVDRMKEKSGQVEDRWVKADDAMELLGIKSKTTLQKLRDEGKIRFSQPYKKVILYDRESILQLLENNAKETF from the coding sequence ATGAATGTCATCTGCATACAAGACCAAGCGTTCTATGCTCTCATAGAAGAGGTGGTTGACCGTATGAAGGAAAAAAGTGGTCAGGTTGAGGATAGATGGGTGAAGGCAGATGATGCAATGGAACTCTTAGGAATTAAGAGCAAGACTACACTTCAAAAATTGCGAGACGAAGGAAAGATTCGTTTCTCTCAACCGTACAAAAAGGTAATTCTTTACGATAGGGAATCAATACTGCAATTGTTGGAGAATAATGCAAAAGAAACGTTCTAA
- a CDS encoding papain-like cysteine peptidase: MKSLLNKGIHQLWKLVHKQVVCSDVEKLVFLERAEEVKSEISDWCGTTEHENIGLGQNCNASWYLKSTGIKRASYPFDWVFATPAIIMDILNDDFKAFLDKDQLIPHGMDAGHKRYHETMFGHRNPASSASDLQFLERCVARWKQLMHDRKPVVFITVVLNEFEKRKRWQDGFTKGFAMPKNQVLSDFEGMMQQIKDLNPKAKFLFIEQYTEKPFELSITEKSSSALWIKFCSIDKNTGVQYINEVDDSVMTVLYEGLTPN, encoded by the coding sequence ATGAAATCGTTGCTTAATAAAGGTATTCACCAACTTTGGAAGCTCGTACACAAGCAAGTAGTGTGTTCCGATGTGGAGAAATTGGTTTTCCTTGAGCGCGCAGAAGAGGTCAAATCGGAAATCAGTGACTGGTGTGGTACTACCGAACATGAAAACATTGGCCTCGGGCAAAATTGCAACGCATCATGGTACTTAAAGTCTACCGGAATTAAGCGTGCCTCCTACCCTTTCGATTGGGTTTTTGCTACACCAGCCATCATAATGGATATCTTGAATGACGATTTCAAGGCTTTTCTGGATAAGGACCAACTTATCCCGCATGGAATGGATGCAGGACATAAACGTTATCACGAAACGATGTTCGGTCATCGAAATCCTGCATCGTCTGCCTCAGACCTTCAATTTCTTGAACGATGTGTAGCCAGATGGAAGCAGTTGATGCATGACCGAAAGCCTGTGGTATTTATTACCGTTGTATTGAACGAATTTGAAAAAAGAAAACGGTGGCAAGATGGATTTACGAAAGGATTTGCCATGCCTAAAAATCAGGTTCTGTCGGATTTTGAAGGAATGATGCAGCAGATCAAGGACTTGAATCCCAAGGCTAAATTCCTCTTCATAGAGCAATACACCGAAAAACCGTTCGAACTCAGCATAACTGAAAAGTCAAGCAGTGCTCTTTGGATTAAATTCTGTTCAATCGATAAGAATACTGGAGTTCAGTACATCAACGAAGTGGACGATTCTGTAATGACAGTGCTTTACGAAGGGTTGACACCTAATTAA